Genomic DNA from Acidisoma sp. PAMC 29798:
CCGCGCGGCGTCTTCCACGCGCTTCTTGATGTCGGCCTTGGGAAACTTCCGCAGCTTCAGGCCGAAGGCCATGTTGTCGTAGACGCTCATATGCGGATAGAGGGCGTAGTTTTGGAACACCATCGCAATGTCGCGGTCGCGGGGCGGCACGTCATTGACGACACGGCCGTCGATATCGATCTCGCCCGAGGAGATGTCTTCCAGGCCCGCGATCATGCGCAGGGTGGTGGACTTGCCGCAGCCGGACGGCCCGACGAGGACCACGAATTCACCATCGGCGATTTCGAGGTTAATTCCCTTCACCGCCAAGGCATCGCTATTGTCGTACGTCTTCTTGAGCGTCCTGATCGAAACCTGAGCCATCGTTCCTCTTCCTTCGCGCGCTGTATTGTCAGCGAACACCAATGGTGCAGGCTGACAGGGCGCATTCTTCTTGGCAACCAGTCATGTCAACTGTCTAGCTCAGGCCATCGGCCGCCGCCATGGGAATACGCGGCCGGCGAGACCCTTCACAACACGCTGCACTTGCGCATTGAGGCGTTGAAAATCCCCGCTACCCGGCCGACCATGGCAGGATGACACTCGACGCTCATGAGGCCGCCATGCCCGCCAGTCCCATCCGCACCGCCCTGATCGGCTATGGCTATGCCGGGCGGACCTTCCATGCCCCGCTTATCCGCGCCGTGGCGGGGCTCGACCTGGTGGCGGTCGGGTCACGCCAGCCGGCCGCGGAGGTGCAGGACACCGCGCCGGGCATCACCGTCATCGCCGATCCGCATGCCGCCGCGACCTGGGAGGGTGCCGACCTCATCGTCATCGCAACGCCCAATGACAGCCATGCCGCGCTCGCCGAGGCGGCGCTGGCCGCGGGCAAGCATGTCGTGGTGGACAAGCCCTTCACGGTCACGCTCGCGGAGGCGCGAAGATTGGCGGACGCCGCCGCAGCCTCCGGCAGAGTGCTGTCGGCCTTTCAGAATCGTCGCTGGGACAGTGACTTCCTCACCGTCAAAAGCGCCATCGAGAGCGGCCGCCTTGGGGAGATCGTGCAGTTCGATTCGCATATCGACCGCTTCCGGCCTGTGGTGCTCGACCGGTGGCGCGAGCGTCCAGGACCGGGCGCCGGCCTGTGGTTCGACCTCGGACCGCATCTGCTCGACCAGGCGTTCCAGTTGTTTGGCCTGCCCGACACCATGGCCGTGTCCATCGCGCAGCAGCGCGCGGGTGCGATGGCGCCGGACTGGTTCCATGCCGTGCTGAGCTACCCGCGTCTGCGGGCCGTGCTGCAAGGCGGCATGCTCGTCTCCGGTGGCAGCGCGCGCTTCACCCTGCACGGGACGGTCGCGAGCCTGGTGAAGGGCAATGTCGATGTCCAGGAGTCGCAGCTCCGTGCCGGCGTGGTGCCGGGCGATCTCGACTGGGGGATCGACCTCGACGCCGCC
This window encodes:
- a CDS encoding oxidoreductase — protein: MPASPIRTALIGYGYAGRTFHAPLIRAVAGLDLVAVGSRQPAAEVQDTAPGITVIADPHAAATWEGADLIVIATPNDSHAALAEAALAAGKHVVVDKPFTVTLAEARRLADAAAASGRVLSAFQNRRWDSDFLTVKSAIESGRLGEIVQFDSHIDRFRPVVLDRWRERPGPGAGLWFDLGPHLLDQAFQLFGLPDTMAVSIAQQRAGAMAPDWFHAVLSYPRLRAVLQGGMLVSGGSARFTLHGTVASLVKGNVDVQESQLRAGVVPGDLDWGIDLDAATLFDGATGDTETLAANDGDYRRYYGAVVEAIRGAAPNPVTPAEAVAVMAALETGMQSAAEGRVLPLPLTEAEAAAFYAAQRARVGITAEKEIDPLAGSIL